Genomic segment of Eupeodes corollae chromosome 2, idEupCoro1.1, whole genome shotgun sequence:
ggattagaggtagcagacaggagatcaattataaaaataaggaaaagggttgaagacaaaacggagccctggggcacaccagcatttatttgatGTGCTTTAGACTTGAAtacgtccaaaacaacttgtattgaacggttagaaagaaAATAACGAATCCAACGAAAACGAagttcgtcaataccaaaagcacgcattttcgataagagagcaagatgccaaacattatcaaatgcctttgaaaaactaagtacaataatcttactttctccaaaacgatgtaaagatttgttccactgagatcaccagtggaactattgctacgaaagccgacttgttggtcattaagaagcttccgttcctcaagacatttcttaagctaataattattcagtgtttccatgaccttagaaaggaagggcgttagtgctatcggtcgataatttgcGAGGGAActagattcgcctttttttgttactggctgaacaaatgcaatTTTATAACATCTCGGAACGAGCCCAAAAGAATAGTATATATGGAAAAggttacgcagtggttttgctagctaggaagaacacctcttcacaGCATAATAGCGCGGATACCATCCGTAACAgaggatttatgaatgttgaggtctttaagaactctcgccacagtacgagtacAAAAGAAGactggtcccatagaatcatttacgcgttcaagaactgggagggccatgacactatctggtaaggtggaatttttggcgaactgccttgcaaacaagttagctttatcaatagagctaactaaaggaatGTCATTGACTACAAGCTTAGGAACCGAGGAAAAGCAAAATTTCGTCAtgtgtttttacaaatgaccaaaaattcttacttccTTTGGAACATTGCACTATTTTGCCGTAGTTTTTGGAGATGTAGGCCTTCGTGGGTTGTTTAAACCTTTTGtcgttttcctcagttgggttggctctaAAAAACCGGAAGCTCACCCCTTTCTCCttaataacctctttgcagctcgaatcaaaccatgatttAATCTTagatttaatacttttaaccctattcgggataaaggttttcattcccagatgaatcatactaATAATCAtttctgcactggagtctacgtcactaccgaggaagcataatgaccaattaaagatcctgaagaaatcattgagaccgtcccagtaggctttctcgtactgccaaatgGTTTTCTTTGGAGCTCcttctttaattaatttatttctataaatcgTTACCTGAGTTCTATCTTGTTctatgtcaatttttaaaatatttcgaaattgatttttaaagtgcagatcgaaaacttttgtttttttaccaaatttatttttggaagtgATGTTTTTCTGAAAgccttaacaattttttttaataacaattcaaaatttcttttttcttctgttctgaaataataataaataaaaatccaaacagaGATCATTTTGGATATTAAACAAAGTTATATGGAGTGAagataaattgataaaattggtggatattgaacaaaaaaaccgAATATTGAACAAGacagaaatcaaaaaatcattatAGGAAACCAGaggtattttgtattaaattgaacaataacattttcattattcaaatcaaatttcattAGGTTATCTGAAGGGTACTATGAAAGGAGACAACAAAATTTGGTatgtttgtattgtttaaaaaataaacataataataataaaaaataaaacataaaacatgaaTTTCACTTCTAAATGTTTAGATCAGTTCATCTTAAATTTAGCTTTCGGAGCTTTTAAGCATTTAGAggtgaaatttgtgttttatttctaCGGATGTTCTATTTCAAATTGGCTTTGGGCTAGATTTGGATCTATTATCCAGGGttgataatttcatttaacgGTTTCTTATTATGTTTTCGTAAAAACATTGATCTTGTATGTTAGGCATGAACTGTAACATTGCTTGaatgtcttttttcttttccttggttagctttatgttgaaaacactTTGAACGACAGTACGAAGGATATTACACTTTGAGCCTTTCATACTTTTAGCAAACCATTTGAAAATTCTCACTATGTTTTGTCTTATAATACAAGGAAAGAAGGTCATTGCTTCTATATTCGATTTTTCCGCAATCTTTTTAAGGTACCATTTTAAGATCCTCACTagctttattaaaaatcaaaaaatcttctttctgAAGCTGCACAATATTATGCTTAATTTTGCTGTAGTTCATTAAGTTCAAAATCCTTATCAAAGAAACGGGGCTGTAAAATTCCAAGTCCTTTAAGTATTTTTCGATTCCACTGTGCACAGCATCCACTTCTTGCACTTGCGAATGGCCTGGTTCAGAATACTTGTGTGTAATCGTCTCAATACTGGTATTACATTCCATAAATTGAAGAGTGGCTAAGAATACCATTCTGTTCTTATTTTGTGGACCAATCGGACcacaaaataattctttttgttaCTGGAAGTTCTTCcagaacttttttcaaaataatagtgAGACCAGATGTTGTATCATTTGCAGACCGGCAGCTTTACTCGCTGTctctacatacataatgttcattttatacattttcattAAAGTAAGGCGAGCTTcgagatattgtttttttggtatttgctCGGCAGTAGTGCGAATCCATTAATGGAAAAGATTTTATATGTTCTTTGACTTTATTTATATCTTGTTCTAGTGTGATTTTTTTGACCAAATGTCTATGTTTCGGTAGGGAATAAGTAAcccttattatattttgtggcaaaaaaaaaaataaatccgattttgagaaatgtcaagAGTTGGTCAAGagttgacaaaaaaatgttaacagatATCAATTGCTTAGTTGCATTTTTCCAAAGAATACATAAATGTAAACTTTTTCTGAGATACCACTActgctctttttctttttggttgaaGTCTTTGCACGAATGTAGAACAAAATTGGCCTTTCTCATCGTCTTAATACCCAAAAAGCATATTTGAAGACGCTCCTCATATACCTTAATTAAGTTCAACAATGGCGATCTCGTATGATATTGAACAAAATAGAATTCTTGTTCTTATAAAaccaaattcaaatctttttgTTCAATAACGAAGAAATTGTAACCAAAATAATTGAACATTGaacgaaatagaaataaatgaagTATATAaagatattgaacaaaaaaaacataaatgtggATATTGAAcaagaaagaaataagaagatatgattttaatttaactatactaaaaattgttaaatatgatTCAAAAGGAATGAATAGTggtttattaaacaaaagtgaTACTCAACTGACTCAGAGGTCAGAAAAGTATGGTTTATTGAACAAACAAAGTTCCCCATAACTTGAAAACTAAATGAGACAGAACTAAACGGTTTGTGCCAATTGAACAAGATAGAACTCTGGTGACGAAATTCTACGATTCTATGAATAATAGACAACTGCgttgaaatgttgaaaattattttgattctgTAACTGATTCCTTTAGTAGTTGGAATTGCTTCAAACCATCTAAGCTGTTAAGTGATCTTGGTAAAAGGGTTCAAAGAACAGAACTGATATTAAACAAGTAGGCTGTCACAGTTTTTAACGACCAAACGATCAAAAACTGGTTTTTAAGTTCATAGAACTCTGTCAATCAaaagtaggtacatacatataagttCAACCAGTTAAGATAACtggtaaataaaataacatcaaaCTCACTTAAGTTCtagggttttgttttatttcagtgAGGTCTCTCGCCGAagccaatttaaaataaacaaaactaattacaaaataataggaTAATGAAGACAATTGacgataaaatcatttaaattgctTGTATCGTAAGCTGCTCATTATCATGTCAAATAGACTAATAAAAGGAGTTATACTAACACCTCTTTTCAAAAAGATCAGtgcaaacatacatatatgaataaTTCATATCAAATGaaccaacaaatttaatttctatttcatAAATCTTGTTATTTATAATTTGAGAGCGTTTGAATACAAATGTGTGGGAcagtaaagtaagtaaatttatttgcattaaaCATACATAATCAATAGAATTATCTTCATAAAAGCCGGCGCCGGTAGCACCTAGCGTAGACCAAACCAATCAGTATACAAATAACGTTCTCTTTAacgtttttttctctttttgttttgatagaATTTTTGTCCATAATAAACAATCAGTGTTCTTATAAGTTGGACACTTAAAATATACCGAACCCAAGGGTTATCGCatccacaaaataaaagtttataagtAATCAGGGAAACGTACCTTCTCGCTAGTTTTGCTTTGACCACTACCGTGATAACACACAGCTTCAAACTTTAGCTCGCATCATGGCGATTTCAGTTAAAGTAATTTTCCTTATATTTTTTGCATCCCCAATATTTTGTTCGGAGGCCGATTTCGATCCAATTGTTCAACTTCCTAACGGAAAAATTCGAGGCCGCAACCATGGTCATTACTTGTCCTTCGAATCAATTCCCTATGCAGAGCCACCAATCAACGAAAATCGACTCGAGGCACCAAAACCTTTTTCAGGAAGCTGGTCGGATATTCGAGATGCAACTATTGCTCCTGTTAAATGTATGCAATGGGATCAATTTTTATTCACGGACGACTTACTAGATGGCCAAGAGGACTGCTTAACAGTTAATATCTACACTCCCAGCATTGGAGGCAATAAAACTTATCCAGTTCTTGTGCTGATACATGGTGGAGCTTTTATGTTTGGAACTGCGGCTCAAAGTGGACATGATTATATAATGAAGAATCAAAATCTCGTAGTTGTGAAGATGAACTATCGTCTTGGACCATTGGGTTTTCTTAGCACCGAAGACGATGTGATATCTGGTAATTTTGGTCTGAAAGATCAACTATTGGCTATGGAATGGACAAAAGCTAATGTGGCTTTGTTTAATGGTAATCCTGAAAGTATCACCGCGTTTGGATTTTCAGCGGGTGCAGCTTCGGTCCATTTGCACATGCtcaataagaattttgaaaagatagctAAGGGTGCTGTTTCTCTGAGTGGAACTTCTTTTAATGATTGGACTATTATGCGAAATCCCGCACGCAGGGCTATAGCTTTGGCAAAACATTTGGATTGCCCAACCGATTCTTCATCGGAAATAAAGACCTGTTTGAAAGAGAAGAACGCCGCCGATATAGTTCGAGCAGTTCGTAAATTACAAAATATCGGTTACAATCCTTGTTTAGTATTTGGACCTGTGATCGAGTCAAAAACCGTTTCGAACGCCTTTCTCTCCGAAAGCCCAGAAGCTATAGTCAAAAGTGGAAAATCAGCTCAAATTCCATGGTTGGCATCATATTCCAAGAATGATGGAGGCTACAATGCCGCTGAATTAATGCAGAAAGATTCGAATGGCGTTGAATTAATCGAGGTTTTGAACGAGCGTTGGAATGAATTGGCACCAGTGaatcttttctttgaaaataccGTTCCAGAAAATGAATTAGATTCATATGCGAGTAATCTTCGACAAAAATATATGGGCAATAAGAATTTTTCAGCTGAAAATTATTTgcttgtacaaaaaatttacacaGATTTATTATTTGCCAATGGAGTTAAGAAAGCATGGAAACTTCAAAAGGAATACACTGAATCTCCAGTTTATGCTTATGTGTTTGATAGTCCAGCTCCATTTGGTATTGGACAAATTGTTTCACAacgttttgatttaaaatttggtaagtaaataaaaatagttaaaaatatatttgttttttctttttctaatccCACAGGAACTGTACATGGAGATGATTTCTATTTGATGTTCAATAGCCCTATTCCAGTTTCTTTATCTAAAACCCAAAACGAGCTATcacaaaagtttattaaaatgatCGAGGAATTCTGCACAAATACGTAAGATATTTTCTATTATCTCTTAATGCATGAATTTATTAATAGAATTTTCTTGATTTCTAGAACTCTTCAATTTGGAGATTGCAAGTTTATGGAAAATAATGCAAACACCAATGGATTTTATGTTATGCAAATAAAATCAGACAGTTGTGAGTcaagtaattttgaaaatatgctCTAGTGATAGAAAACtaacatacaaataatttttgaaaaataaaaacggctaaagtaaaaactaaaagattATAACAATTTATTCACTGAAGATACTTTATAAGATTGGATAGGCATCCAagtatctatatttttgttttttgttgaattttgttttattgaacatAATATACACAATTTGGATTTTAAATAACATGATACttatgataaatttaaattcgttGGCACATAAGCGGCctaacgttaaaaaaaatagagataTCTAAATTAcatgtcaaaatttttgt
This window contains:
- the LOC129946272 gene encoding esterase-5B-like, with the protein product MAISVKVIFLIFFASPIFCSEADFDPIVQLPNGKIRGRNHGHYLSFESIPYAEPPINENRLEAPKPFSGSWSDIRDATIAPVKCMQWDQFLFTDDLLDGQEDCLTVNIYTPSIGGNKTYPVLVLIHGGAFMFGTAAQSGHDYIMKNQNLVVVKMNYRLGPLGFLSTEDDVISGNFGLKDQLLAMEWTKANVALFNGNPESITAFGFSAGAASVHLHMLNKNFEKIAKGAVSLSGTSFNDWTIMRNPARRAIALAKHLDCPTDSSSEIKTCLKEKNAADIVRAVRKLQNIGYNPCLVFGPVIESKTVSNAFLSESPEAIVKSGKSAQIPWLASYSKNDGGYNAAELMQKDSNGVELIEVLNERWNELAPVNLFFENTVPENELDSYASNLRQKYMGNKNFSAENYLLVQKIYTDLLFANGVKKAWKLQKEYTESPVYAYVFDSPAPFGIGQIVSQRFDLKFGTVHGDDFYLMFNSPIPVSLSKTQNELSQKFIKMIEEFCTNTTLQFGDCKFMENNANTNGFYVMQIKSDSCESSNFENML